The Candidatus Saccharimonadales bacterium DNA window GGAACGCTACTATTACTACCAGCCCTCTAACGCTCAGTAATCGAGTAACTCTATGGGCCGACGGTAACGTCACATTGGCAGGCAATGTTTTTGAATCAACCACCACGGCCCGACCGGCCCTGCAACTGGCATCATTTGGGGTCATTGCTGGCGGCAATATCAATATTGGACAGCTGGTGACTCAAATCCAAGGCTTCCTCTATTCTCAAAAGCAAACTACAACTTGTACCGATAACAACGGTACGCCCTACGTCGATGGTGCGGTCGGTTCCCCTCAGCATCGCGATTTGCTCAGCAACTGCCAACGTACTCTCTTCCTCTACGGTTTAATGTCATCTCAAACTTTCGACTTCAATCGAGTGGGGGATCGCAACATCCGAGGTCCGGTCAGAACCGAGGCTATAAACATTGTTCCGGGTGCTCTCAATCAAGCGCTTGATATAACTAATAGCCAATTCTACGGCCTCTTATTCGTGGCCCCACCGCCAGTATTTGATGGTGTGATAACGTCTGGGTCGGCAGCCACTGGTATTAATTTGGAGCCACCAAAATATTAATGAAGCAACTTCACAGGGCAAAACAGTTATGCTAAGGTTATATTAATGGGTATTCTTTCGCGGGATTCGGACTACTTTGGTCTCGATATAGGTGAGACTGCGATCAGAATCGTTCAGCTTAGGCGGAGCGGCTCTAAGCCGTCTTTGGTCAGTTATGGCGACGCACCTTTAAGTGTGGGCGCTGTTCGTAGCGATTCGACGGCCGATGTCGGTAAACTTGGCCAGGCCGTGGCTCAGTTAGTTAAAGACTTGCGCCTTACTACCAAAAACGTCGTGGCCGGGTTGCCGGCATCGAAGGTCTTTGCTTCCATTATTACCACCCCAAAGCTATCCGAAGCAGAACTGGCTAAAGCCATCCCTTTGCAAGCTGACCAGTACATCCCGATGCCGATTGATCAGGTCAAAGTCGACTGGAGTGTACTGGGACCAGGTGTGACCGAAAACGAACTCGAGGTCCTACTAGTAGCTGCGCCCAAAACCATTACCGATAAGTATTTACGTATATTGGAAACGGCTGGCCTAGAGGTTATGGCGCTAGAAATCAATTCAACGGCCCTCTATCGAGCCCTGGTGCCTCCAACTAGCCCAGCGGTGTTAGTGCTTG harbors:
- the pilM gene encoding type IV pilus assembly protein PilM, which produces MGILSRDSDYFGLDIGETAIRIVQLRRSGSKPSLVSYGDAPLSVGAVRSDSTADVGKLGQAVAQLVKDLRLTTKNVVAGLPASKVFASIITTPKLSEAELAKAIPLQADQYIPMPIDQVKVDWSVLGPGVTENELEVLLVAAPKTITDKYLRILETAGLEVMALEINSTALYRALVPPTSPAVLVLDMGSIASDLAIIHEHSPRLIRSISVGGQTLVKAASQSLGLDDAQAEQFVHKFGLTQTKLEGQVFKAIKPSLDILIEEVQKSIKFFTGRYPQAKLEKLVLTGGTSSLLELPTYIATAIGLPVEIGNAWINVSYPASLQEKLITVSSHYGVASGLAQRNFVE